Sequence from the Desulfuromonas acetoxidans DSM 684 genome:
ACATTAACACCCTGGACCTGCAACGCTTTCAAACCGGCAACAGCGTCTTCCAAATCGTTTGGCACAACATGAAAAGGCACATACACCGCGTCAAGACCCAAAGCGGTAAAAGCAGCATTTTGCATCACCGGTGACAGAGAATGTTGTACTGGATCACCCAAAATGCCGTAAATCTTTGTTTCCCCTGAAACGGTCATGCCTCGTCCTGTTTAAACGTGAGGTACTCACGATATTCAATAATCCGGGTCCGCTCCAAGCAATGATGCGCCTCGGTGACATCCTGCTCAATGGCACCAATCAATGCATCTTTATCGGAAAAAGTTTTTTGATTCCGCAGTTTTTTAACAAAATACAACCGCATGGTCTGATCATACACATCCTCTTTAAAATCAAACAGATGCGCTTCAATCGTCAACGGATGGTCACCAAAGGTTGTTTTGCAACCGATACTCACCACCGATTTGTACTCTTTGCCATGGACCATGGCAATACAAGCATAAACACCGCTGGCTGGAATGAGTTCTTTTTCAGTGGCAAGGTTAGCTGTGGCAAAACCGAGATTATGTCCACGGCCATCGCCATGCACCACTTGTCCTTCAAAGTTAAAATGCCGTCCCAACAACGCAACCACGCCCTCGACATCCCCTGAAAGAACATGCTGGCGCACTCGCGTCGAGCTGATCACCTGTCCTTGCTTCTGCACAGGACCAAACACATCGACAATAAAGCCCTTACGCTGTCCCTGTTCGCGCAAGAACTCAATGGAACCGCTGCGCCCCTTGCCGAAAGCATAATCATAACCGACAACCAGATGTTTTAGCCCAATGCGCTCGATAAGAATCTGATCGACAAACTGTTCCGGATCCAACGCCGCCAATTCAGGGGTAAAAGGGAGAACCAGCAAGACATCGACACAGGATGCGCCTATCAGCCGTTCACGCTCCTGAGGCGTATTGATCAACCGTGGCGCACGGTCAGCGGCCAACAATTTCAGCGGATGGGGCTCAAAAGTGCAAACAATAGAAGTCCCTCCTTCGTTGCGAGCACTCTCTACCACGGACCGAAAAATTTCCCGATGACCAAGATGGACACCATCAAAATTTCCCAGCGTGACCACAGCATGGTCAAAAGGATGGTCTATTTCAGATAAATTGCGAATTACTTTCATACCATTCAATCACTCAAATCTACCGTCGCCGTTTGCGACGTTCCCCCAGTCGACGCCGTCGCGACACATGCAGCGACACCTCCAGATCAGGCAAAACAAAATCGATCTCACGAGCTGCAGATTTAATCTGCCACACCTCAACCTCAACCGTATCACCAACCTGAAACGTCTTTCTTCGGGCCTGTCCGACCAGAATCAGTCTCTCTTCATCAAAAACATAATAGTCATCGCTCAAGGTGCGGATATGAACCAACCCTTCGACAAAAAACTCATCCAGCTCAACGAAAAAACCAAACGCATTCACCGAAGTAATGTAGCCACTGTATCGGGTACCTATCTTGTCTTCCATAAACTGACACTTGCGCAAATCGACAATATCACGCTCAGCTTCCATGGCTCGCCGTTCCGCTGCAGTCGCCGCATCCGCCAGTCGCGGCAACGGTTCATCCGCTTCCCAGTCTGCACGACCATCGAGTATCTGCAGCAACAACCGATGAACCAGCAGATCGGGATAGCGTCGAATCGGCGACGTAAAGTGGCAATAGGCATCGCTGGCTAAACCGAAATGACCTGAATTTTCAGCATCATAACGTGCTTGCTTCATACTGCGCAACAGAATACGATTTACACTGAACTCCAGGCTGGTACCTTCCACTTCATGAAGGAGGCGACGCAATTCTCGCGCTGAAATGCCGTCTTCATCCAAAGTAATTCCCAGATTGAGTGTTGCCAGAAACTGCTGAAACGATTGCATGGAGCGGATGTCGGGAGATTCATGAATTCGAAACATCCCTGTCTCGCGCCGCGAAAGGATAAACTCCGCCACAGCTTCGTTGGCACACAGCATAAACTCTTCAATCAAACGATGTGAATCCAAGCGACTGCGCCGGCCAATACGTACAATGCGTCCTTCATCGTCAAAAATAACATTTGCTTCCGGCAGATCAAAATCGATGGCACCACGGTGCAAACGGCGATGCCGCAACGACTGCGCCAGATGCTGCATCTGGTGTAGCATTTCCGTCAGAGGCTCACTCACCGGTATTTCCGGAACCTGGCCATCAAGCACCTGCTGTACCTGTTCATAAATAAGACGTTGCCGGCTACGGATCGTCGCCCGGTACGCCTCAAAATTCAGACGTCGTCCGAGATCATCAAAGGTTATTTCTGCAACAACGACCAACCGCTCTTTTTCAGGCTGCAACGAACAGATGCCGTTGCTGAGCGCCTGGGGGAGCATAGGCAGGCAACGACTGGGGAAATAAACGCTGGTTCCCCGCTCTCGTGCTTCGAGATCCAGTGCAGACCCTTCCTCGACATAATAACCCACATCGGCAATGGCCACATGAAGCCTCCAATGACCGTCTTCTGAGCGCGCCAGACACACCGCATCATCAAAATCACGTGCATCGGCACCATCAATTGTCACAAACGGCAGTGAACACAAATCCGCTCGAGCAGCAACAACCTCCGGTGGCACCTCCGCAGCGATCGCAGATGCAGCCTGCTCGACTGCCGCTGAAAACCGGTTGGGAATCCCCAGCCGGTGAACCGTGCTGAGAATATCAACTTCCGGACTCCCCGCATGTCCGAGAACATCGACGATATGACCAAGTCCGTTCTCATGCATGGCCGGATAACGGTCGATCCGCAAGACAACAACCTGCCCCACAAGCAAAGAGACATCTCGACTACGATCATCAACATCGAAGGTCAACCCACCCTGTTCGCTACGAAAAACCACGCCTCCCTGGCGGGAATTTTTTTCGCACACTCCGAGGAGTGTCTCACGTGAGCGTTTGACAACTTCGACAATCCACCCTTCAGGTCGCCGACCGCGTGACTCCGGCAGCTCCAAGGCCATCACCTCATCACCATCCATGGCACCGCCAAGACGAAACGTAGCGACATAAAGCTCATGGCCATCATCGCAGTCGGTCAACACGCCATGGCCGGAAGATTGATGTTTCAGTCTGGCACAAACCAGCTTCAATGGCCTGTTTACCCGATAGCGACCGCGCCGCATATGCTTAATCAGACCAGCGACAACCAGCGAATCGAGAAACTGCACCAATTTACGACGCAGCGACCGCGACAAATTCAGTTCACCAAGCAACTCGTTAATACTGAACGGTTGACGTTCAAAGCGCTGCAACTGGCGTATAACTTCTGCAATTGAAAATGGCATAAAAAAGACGGACAGCTATCCGGCTCCCTTGTTAGAGAAAATCGCCGATCTGCTCACCTGACACGATGGGATTGATCACCAGCCCACTGAGGACACTGGGAAAAAAACATGTTGAACATTCCGGAATCTTCCCCCCCGCATTGGCAATATCCCGAACCGTTGCCACACTCAGGGCTGGGAACAAAAGAGCGCCGCGGGCCATGCCCTGATCCACACACGTCAAAGCGTCAGCAACCTGGTGCACAATCCCTCCGTCTTCTTCGTTGGCCACGTCACACAGCAATTGCTCCAAAACAGCACGATACAAAATTGCACGATGCGTTGCTGACGGAGCATGAACCAGCAGATGACGATAGCGTTGGGACTGTTCCTCAAGGTCTTTCAACGTCAGGACATATCCTTTGCCGTTGCCGACATATAAAAGAATCTCCATGTCATGACCATCACCCGGCGTCGGCACCTGATCCACCCTCTCTTGCCAGGCGTCTCCCTGCAAAGCAACGACATTAAACACTATTGTCGCCTGCGCCCAGAAAGGATCATAGGTCCGCGCAGAAATCAAACGATGCTGAGCAACGGTCTGACAACTGGGATCTTCCATATTGGAAAAATACATGGAGATATAATTGAAGGTTTCTTTGCCACTGAATTCCCCTTGTTTTTCGCGCTGTTCATCACGATAATTTAAAGCGGTTTCATAACGGTGATGCCCATCCGCAATCAACAGGGGCTTGGCATCCAGCACTTCACTAATTGTCATGATCAAACGACGATCATGGATCTTCCAGAGTTTATGCCGAACACCCTGATCATCGGACACCTCCAAATCAGGAGCCTCCTTGCGAACACCACTGGTCATGGCCTCAACCACACAACAGGGATCGGAATACAGAGAAAAGACCGGACTGAAATTGGCACGGCAATGGCGCAGTAACTGCAACCGGTCCCGACACCAGTCAAATCGAGTCTGTTCATGGGGTTTGACCATTCCCGAAGCAAATTCTTCAATACGGGCCAACGCAATAAACCCCTTGCGAACAATGGCTTGCTCACCGATCTGGTAGTGCTGATCGTAAAGATAGATCGCCGGCTCCTCATCACGCACCAGAACCTGTTCATCCCGCCACTGCTGAAACAACACGGCGGAGCGCGTATAACGGTTATTCTCCGCATCATCGCCATCGTGAGTTGTACCCAGAATGAGGCGGACAATATTATAAGAACTGCGATCAAACAGACGTTGTTGTAACGTGGAGTCAATCACGTCGTAGGGCGGTGAGACAACCAGATCCAGGCCGTCACCCCTGGAGGGATTAAAGCAGATACCCCGGAACGGAGCAATTTGAGCCATAAAAAACCTCGCAAATATGCAGCAAAAGAAAGGATTCCGCCACTGCAATATCTCTCGCAAAAAAGCAAAAATTCCTGTAAAATCAATCATTCTTGCTTTGTCCACATATAATCAGAGCTGGACTCCGGTTGCAAGTAAAAAGCCGCCTCTCACCGTCTTCACATGCAAGGCCAGCAGGAGAACAAACGATCCATGACCGATCCCATCGAGATCATTACAGCTTACTACCCGCCCCACACTAGAGCGCATCATATTTTATTGCGTCACAGTCAACAGGTCGCCGAAAA
This genomic interval carries:
- a CDS encoding bifunctional riboflavin kinase/FAD synthetase, giving the protein MKVIRNLSEIDHPFDHAVVTLGNFDGVHLGHREIFRSVVESARNEGGTSIVCTFEPHPLKLLAADRAPRLINTPQERERLIGASCVDVLLVLPFTPELAALDPEQFVDQILIERIGLKHLVVGYDYAFGKGRSGSIEFLREQGQRKGFIVDVFGPVQKQGQVISSTRVRQHVLSGDVEGVVALLGRHFNFEGQVVHGDGRGHNLGFATANLATEKELIPASGVYACIAMVHGKEYKSVVSIGCKTTFGDHPLTIEAHLFDFKEDVYDQTMRLYFVKKLRNQKTFSDKDALIGAIEQDVTEAHHCLERTRIIEYREYLTFKQDEA
- the rnr gene encoding ribonuclease R, with product MPFSIAEVIRQLQRFERQPFSINELLGELNLSRSLRRKLVQFLDSLVVAGLIKHMRRGRYRVNRPLKLVCARLKHQSSGHGVLTDCDDGHELYVATFRLGGAMDGDEVMALELPESRGRRPEGWIVEVVKRSRETLLGVCEKNSRQGGVVFRSEQGGLTFDVDDRSRDVSLLVGQVVVLRIDRYPAMHENGLGHIVDVLGHAGSPEVDILSTVHRLGIPNRFSAAVEQAASAIAAEVPPEVVAARADLCSLPFVTIDGADARDFDDAVCLARSEDGHWRLHVAIADVGYYVEEGSALDLEARERGTSVYFPSRCLPMLPQALSNGICSLQPEKERLVVVAEITFDDLGRRLNFEAYRATIRSRQRLIYEQVQQVLDGQVPEIPVSEPLTEMLHQMQHLAQSLRHRRLHRGAIDFDLPEANVIFDDEGRIVRIGRRSRLDSHRLIEEFMLCANEAVAEFILSRRETGMFRIHESPDIRSMQSFQQFLATLNLGITLDEDGISARELRRLLHEVEGTSLEFSVNRILLRSMKQARYDAENSGHFGLASDAYCHFTSPIRRYPDLLVHRLLLQILDGRADWEADEPLPRLADAATAAERRAMEAERDIVDLRKCQFMEDKIGTRYSGYITSVNAFGFFVELDEFFVEGLVHIRTLSDDYYVFDEERLILVGQARRKTFQVGDTVEVEVWQIKSAAREIDFVLPDLEVSLHVSRRRRLGERRKRRR
- a CDS encoding DUF1015 domain-containing protein, which codes for MAQIAPFRGICFNPSRGDGLDLVVSPPYDVIDSTLQQRLFDRSSYNIVRLILGTTHDGDDAENNRYTRSAVLFQQWRDEQVLVRDEEPAIYLYDQHYQIGEQAIVRKGFIALARIEEFASGMVKPHEQTRFDWCRDRLQLLRHCRANFSPVFSLYSDPCCVVEAMTSGVRKEAPDLEVSDDQGVRHKLWKIHDRRLIMTISEVLDAKPLLIADGHHRYETALNYRDEQREKQGEFSGKETFNYISMYFSNMEDPSCQTVAQHRLISARTYDPFWAQATIVFNVVALQGDAWQERVDQVPTPGDGHDMEILLYVGNGKGYVLTLKDLEEQSQRYRHLLVHAPSATHRAILYRAVLEQLLCDVANEEDGGIVHQVADALTCVDQGMARGALLFPALSVATVRDIANAGGKIPECSTCFFPSVLSGLVINPIVSGEQIGDFL